A region of Streptomyces sp. WMMC500 DNA encodes the following proteins:
- a CDS encoding MFS transporter, translating into MTADARRTDPALGAPAAAAGRPPDGSRRWMWLAAWPVVAALALSNEPAPLYVLWQGRFGFSAATITLIYAAYIGGLLVTLTFAGTLADRYGRKPVLLPGLALSLTAAVLFATADSVAVLGVARLLSGFAVGAVLAAGMAAVADLAPPGQKQFGGLVASASMVGGAALGPMLAGALSEALPHPTTLVFVVQAGLLLVALAVVVRMPLSFPGEQPGGGADAPPGGEGAADPAPGRARRLVRIPTVPRPHRRTLLLSLAVLAPGMTATGFVLSLGPSLLADLLDSDDRALAGGMIFLLFAAATGVQFAVRTLRVRVLFTLGAALTTAGMAALVLATAVTSVPLLLAAAVLAGLGQGSAQLGGLGTLSARIPATRLAEANAALTGGGYLMAGVLPVAAGYLSDAVGLTAGTTAFGVAVAVLVTAGAVAATRR; encoded by the coding sequence ATGACGGCCGACGCCCGCCGCACGGACCCCGCCCTCGGCGCCCCCGCAGCCGCCGCCGGCCGGCCGCCGGACGGCTCGCGGCGCTGGATGTGGCTGGCCGCCTGGCCCGTCGTCGCCGCGCTCGCCCTGTCCAACGAGCCCGCGCCGCTGTACGTGCTCTGGCAGGGCCGGTTCGGCTTCTCCGCCGCCACGATCACGCTGATCTACGCGGCCTACATCGGCGGCCTGCTCGTCACCCTGACGTTCGCGGGCACCCTTGCCGACCGGTACGGCCGCAAACCGGTGCTGCTGCCGGGCCTCGCGCTGTCGCTCACGGCCGCCGTGCTCTTCGCCACCGCGGACTCGGTCGCCGTGCTGGGCGTGGCGCGGCTGCTCAGCGGGTTCGCGGTGGGCGCGGTGCTGGCGGCGGGGATGGCGGCGGTGGCCGACCTGGCGCCGCCGGGGCAGAAGCAGTTCGGCGGGCTCGTCGCCTCCGCGTCGATGGTCGGCGGGGCAGCGCTGGGCCCGATGCTTGCGGGAGCGCTGTCGGAGGCGCTGCCGCATCCCACGACCCTGGTGTTCGTGGTGCAGGCGGGGCTGCTGCTCGTCGCGCTGGCGGTGGTGGTGCGGATGCCGCTTTCCTTCCCGGGGGAGCAGCCGGGCGGGGGAGCGGACGCACCGCCGGGGGGCGAAGGCGCGGCGGACCCGGCGCCCGGGCGTGCGCGCCGGCTCGTGCGCATCCCAACCGTCCCGCGCCCGCACCGCCGCACCCTGCTGCTCAGCCTCGCCGTCCTCGCCCCGGGCATGACCGCCACCGGGTTCGTGCTCTCGCTCGGCCCGTCCCTGCTGGCCGACCTGCTGGACAGCGACGACCGCGCGCTCGCCGGCGGCATGATCTTCCTGCTCTTCGCGGCGGCGACCGGCGTGCAGTTCGCCGTACGGACCTTGCGCGTCCGTGTCCTCTTCACCCTCGGCGCCGCCCTGACCACCGCCGGCATGGCGGCGCTGGTGCTGGCGACCGCCGTCACCTCCGTGCCGCTGCTGCTCGCCGCCGCCGTGCTGGCCGGGCTCGGCCAGGGCAGCGCGCAGCTCGGCGGGCTCGGCACGCTCAGCGCCCGCATACCGGCCACCCGGCTCGCCGAGGCCAACGCGGCGCTCACCGGCGGCGGTTACCTGATGGCCGGGGTGCTGCCGGTCGCCGCCGGGTACCTCAGCGACGCGGTGGGGCTGACGGCGGGCACGACGGCGTTCGGCGTCGCCGTCGCGGTGCTGGTGACGGCCGGCGCGGTGGCCGCCACCCGCCGCTGA
- the dgoD gene encoding galactonate dehydratase, translating to MKITRIETFAVPPRWLFCRVETDDGLVGWGEPVVEGRAATVRTAVHELAEQFLLGADPLRIEDHWQLMTKGSFYRGGPVLSSAVAGLDQALWDLAGKAFGAPVHQLLGGPVRERARAYCWVGGDEPGEVRDQVAAQVEAGFTAVKMNGSGRMDRLPNVADLRRVAARAEAARDALGPERDFAVDFHGRFSAAGAIRAIGVLEPYAPMFVEEPVLPEHTHVLERVTRSTAVPVATGERLFSRGEMLPALRAGAAVLQPDLSHAGGISECRRIASLAETFDAAVAPHCPLGPLALAASLQLAFCTPNFLIQEQSIGIHYNTGAELLDYVADPEVFRFHAGHLLRPTGPGLGVEIDERAVRAADGTAESWHNPVWRHPDGSYAEW from the coding sequence TTGAAGATCACCCGCATCGAGACCTTCGCCGTGCCGCCGCGCTGGCTGTTCTGCCGGGTCGAGACGGACGACGGCCTCGTGGGCTGGGGCGAGCCGGTCGTGGAGGGCCGGGCGGCGACCGTCCGCACGGCCGTCCACGAACTCGCCGAGCAGTTCCTCCTGGGCGCCGATCCGCTGCGGATCGAGGACCACTGGCAGCTCATGACCAAGGGCTCCTTCTACCGCGGCGGGCCGGTGCTCTCCTCCGCCGTCGCGGGCCTGGACCAGGCGCTGTGGGACCTCGCGGGCAAGGCGTTCGGCGCGCCCGTGCACCAGTTGCTCGGCGGCCCGGTGCGCGAGCGGGCCCGCGCGTACTGCTGGGTCGGCGGCGACGAGCCCGGCGAGGTGCGCGACCAGGTCGCCGCGCAGGTGGAGGCGGGCTTCACGGCGGTGAAGATGAACGGCTCGGGGCGGATGGACCGGCTGCCGAACGTCGCCGACCTGCGCCGGGTCGCGGCGCGCGCGGAGGCCGCCCGCGACGCGCTGGGTCCGGAGCGGGACTTCGCCGTCGACTTCCACGGGCGGTTCTCGGCGGCCGGCGCGATCAGGGCGATCGGGGTGCTGGAGCCGTACGCGCCGATGTTCGTGGAGGAGCCGGTGCTGCCCGAGCACACGCACGTGCTGGAGCGGGTCACCCGCTCGACGGCGGTGCCGGTCGCGACGGGCGAGCGGCTGTTCTCGCGCGGCGAGATGCTGCCGGCGCTGCGGGCGGGCGCCGCGGTGCTGCAGCCGGACCTCTCGCACGCCGGCGGGATCTCGGAGTGCCGGCGGATCGCGTCGCTGGCCGAGACGTTCGACGCGGCCGTCGCGCCGCACTGCCCGCTGGGGCCGCTGGCGCTGGCCGCGAGCCTGCAACTCGCGTTCTGCACGCCGAACTTCCTCATCCAGGAGCAGTCGATCGGCATCCACTACAACACCGGCGCGGAGCTGCTCGACTACGTCGCGGACCCGGAGGTCTTCCGCTTCCATGCCGGGCATCTGCTGCGGCCGACCGGTCCGGGGCTGGGCGTGGAGATCGACGAGCGGGCGGTACGGGCGGCGGACGGGACGGCGGAGAGCTGGCACAACCCGGTGTGGCGGCACCCGGACGGCTCGTACGCGGAGTGGTGA
- a CDS encoding carbohydrate ABC transporter permease → MSATDTETGTAEGTAAAGSPPAAPVPAPRRRRPPRPGRIVLVAVLTAAALYFLLPVYWLVVAATKSNDSLYGSFGLWFDDPQLWDNLGQVFSYDGHVYLRWTLNSLLYAGVGAVVATLLSAAAGFALAKYRFAGREAVFKFVLAGVLLPSTALALPLYLMFSKLELTNTYWGVLIPSVVSPFGVYLCRIYAESAVPDTLLEAARVDGAGEARIFFSLVLRIMTPALVTVFLFQFVHIWNNYFLPLVMLSDDRKYPITLGLVTWQQAADRVPELTQYTIGGAFVSVVPLAVAMLVLQRFWRTGLTEGSVKE, encoded by the coding sequence GTGAGCGCCACCGACACCGAGACCGGCACCGCGGAGGGCACCGCCGCGGCCGGGTCCCCGCCCGCCGCGCCCGTACCCGCACCGCGCCGGCGCCGGCCGCCGCGCCCCGGCCGCATCGTGCTCGTCGCCGTGCTCACGGCGGCCGCGCTGTACTTCCTGCTGCCGGTCTACTGGCTGGTGGTCGCGGCCACCAAGTCGAACGACAGCCTCTACGGCTCCTTCGGCCTGTGGTTCGACGACCCGCAACTGTGGGACAACCTCGGCCAGGTCTTCAGCTACGACGGCCACGTCTACCTGCGCTGGACGCTGAACTCCCTGCTGTACGCGGGAGTCGGGGCGGTGGTGGCGACGCTGCTGTCCGCCGCGGCCGGCTTCGCGCTCGCCAAGTACCGCTTCGCGGGCCGGGAGGCGGTGTTCAAGTTCGTCCTCGCGGGCGTGCTGCTGCCCTCGACGGCGCTGGCGCTGCCGCTGTACCTGATGTTCAGCAAGCTGGAGCTGACCAACACCTACTGGGGCGTGCTGATCCCCAGCGTCGTCAGCCCGTTCGGCGTCTACCTGTGCCGCATCTACGCCGAGTCGGCGGTGCCCGACACGCTGCTGGAGGCGGCGCGGGTGGACGGCGCGGGCGAGGCGCGGATCTTCTTCTCGCTGGTGCTGCGGATCATGACGCCGGCGCTGGTGACCGTCTTCCTCTTCCAGTTCGTGCACATCTGGAACAACTACTTCCTGCCGCTGGTGATGCTCTCCGACGACCGGAAGTACCCGATCACCCTCGGTCTCGTCACCTGGCAGCAGGCCGCGGACCGGGTGCCGGAACTCACGCAGTACACCATCGGCGGAGCCTTCGTCTCCGTCGTCCCCCTGGCCGTCGCGATGCTCGTCCTCCAGCGCTTCTGGCGGACCGGGCTGACCGAGGGCAGCGTCAAGGAGTGA
- a CDS encoding sugar ABC transporter permease yields MSTSAKPGTARPETARRRRRGRPDRKAWAFLGPFLALYLFAMVVPIFYAVYQSMLKVERSGPMGLGEPSVGFAGFENYSLALQQETFVEGFGRVLLFGIVQVPVMLLLALVLALLLDQVSGRWAGLLRATYFLPYGIPGVIATILWGFLYVPGVSPVNDVLGDLGFQPDFLGYDNVLWSIANIVVWEFAGYNMLIIIAQLKSVPQELYEAARIDGAGPWQTALRIKIPLVRPALVLTTVFSIIGTMQLFAEPLVLKKVAPAVTTDYTPNLSAYFDAFANANLYLAAAKSVILAVVAMVLSFGFLSLVTRKQRSER; encoded by the coding sequence ATGAGCACCTCCGCGAAGCCCGGCACGGCGCGGCCGGAGACGGCTCGCCGCCGGCGCCGTGGCCGCCCCGACCGCAAGGCGTGGGCGTTCCTCGGCCCGTTCCTGGCGCTGTACCTGTTCGCGATGGTCGTGCCGATCTTCTACGCCGTCTACCAGAGCATGCTGAAGGTCGAGCGCAGCGGCCCCATGGGCCTGGGCGAGCCGTCGGTGGGCTTCGCCGGCTTCGAGAACTACTCCCTCGCCCTGCAGCAGGAGACGTTCGTCGAGGGCTTCGGCCGGGTGCTGCTCTTCGGCATCGTGCAGGTGCCGGTGATGCTGCTGCTGGCGCTCGTCCTCGCGCTGCTGCTGGACCAGGTCTCCGGCCGCTGGGCGGGGCTGCTGCGGGCCACGTACTTCCTGCCGTACGGCATACCCGGCGTGATCGCCACCATCCTGTGGGGCTTCCTGTACGTGCCCGGGGTCAGCCCGGTCAACGACGTGCTCGGCGACCTCGGCTTCCAGCCGGACTTCCTCGGCTACGACAACGTGCTGTGGTCCATCGCGAACATCGTGGTCTGGGAGTTCGCCGGCTACAACATGCTGATCATCATCGCCCAGCTCAAGTCCGTGCCGCAGGAGCTGTACGAGGCCGCGCGGATCGACGGCGCCGGGCCGTGGCAGACGGCGCTGCGCATCAAGATCCCGCTGGTGCGGCCGGCGCTGGTGCTGACCACCGTGTTCTCCATCATCGGCACGATGCAGCTCTTCGCCGAGCCACTGGTGCTGAAGAAGGTCGCCCCGGCCGTCACCACGGACTACACCCCCAACCTGAGCGCGTACTTCGACGCCTTCGCGAACGCCAACCTCTACCTGGCCGCGGCCAAGTCGGTCATCCTCGCGGTCGTCGCGATGGTGCTGTCGTTCGGGTTCCTCAGTCTCGTCACCCGCAAGCAAAGGAGCGAGCGGTGA
- a CDS encoding extracellular solute-binding protein — protein MPTRRKVLAWGAAAAAAPALAGCGEEVGAARMTRATERRPGQKVTLTFWTWVPLQKAVALWNKENPDIRVDVQTVPANTSGGYQKMYASLTAGDPPDLAQVEYYALPEFMLVNGLTNLSEYGADELKDDYVDWQWQQGVFAGETYAIPQASGPMGLFYRQDLLEKWDIDVPATWDEYRAAAVKIKKRSGGSLISAFPPANAQWFSAFAWQRGAHWVSTEGDTWVVDLTSPESLQVADYWDGMVSDGLVSPIQDSQSAYFKGIQTGGLATWPGAQWYDALIRGNAPRTEGRWRVAELPQWERGAHASSNWGGSSTAILQGSRHPVEALRFAHWLNTDPAAIDLLVEAGYGWPAAKIELADSALGKPDPFFGGQRYNEVFQLSDRNVDTSWRFGPTTTQSYAHIQDGFGRVIAGHGSFSDALKDAEGMFVDDLKAKGLQARSAR, from the coding sequence ATGCCCACCAGAAGGAAGGTCCTGGCGTGGGGTGCCGCGGCCGCCGCCGCGCCCGCCCTCGCGGGCTGCGGCGAGGAGGTCGGCGCGGCCCGGATGACCCGGGCGACCGAGCGCAGGCCGGGGCAGAAGGTCACGCTGACCTTCTGGACCTGGGTGCCGCTGCAGAAGGCCGTGGCGCTGTGGAACAAGGAGAACCCGGACATCCGGGTCGACGTGCAGACGGTGCCCGCCAACACCTCGGGGGGCTACCAGAAGATGTACGCCTCCCTCACCGCGGGCGACCCGCCCGACCTGGCGCAGGTGGAGTACTACGCGCTGCCCGAGTTCATGCTCGTCAACGGTCTGACGAACCTGAGCGAGTACGGCGCCGACGAGCTGAAGGACGACTACGTCGACTGGCAGTGGCAGCAGGGCGTCTTCGCGGGCGAGACGTACGCGATCCCGCAGGCGTCCGGCCCCATGGGCCTGTTCTACCGCCAGGACCTCCTGGAGAAGTGGGACATCGACGTCCCGGCGACCTGGGACGAGTACCGGGCCGCCGCCGTGAAGATCAAGAAGCGCAGCGGCGGCTCGCTCATCAGCGCCTTCCCGCCCGCCAACGCCCAGTGGTTCTCCGCCTTCGCCTGGCAGCGCGGCGCCCACTGGGTGAGCACCGAGGGCGACACCTGGGTGGTCGACCTCACGAGCCCGGAGTCGCTCCAGGTCGCCGACTACTGGGACGGGATGGTCTCCGACGGCCTGGTGTCGCCCATCCAGGACTCGCAGTCCGCGTACTTCAAGGGGATACAGACCGGCGGGCTGGCCACCTGGCCGGGCGCGCAGTGGTACGACGCGCTGATCCGCGGCAACGCGCCGCGCACCGAGGGCCGGTGGCGCGTCGCCGAGCTGCCGCAGTGGGAGCGCGGCGCGCACGCCTCGTCCAACTGGGGCGGCTCGTCCACGGCGATCCTGCAGGGCAGCAGGCACCCGGTGGAGGCGCTGCGGTTCGCGCACTGGCTCAACACCGACCCGGCGGCGATCGACCTGCTGGTCGAAGCCGGTTACGGCTGGCCGGCGGCGAAGATCGAGCTGGCGGACTCCGCGCTCGGCAAGCCCGACCCGTTCTTCGGCGGCCAGCGCTACAACGAGGTCTTCCAGCTCTCCGACCGCAACGTCGACACCTCCTGGCGCTTCGGGCCGACGACGACCCAGTCGTACGCCCACATCCAGGACGGCTTCGGCCGCGTCATCGCCGGCCACGGCTCCTTCTCGGACGCGCTGAAGGACGCCGAGGGCATGTTCGTGGACGACCTGAAGGCCAAGGGACTCCAGGCGAGGAGCGCGCGATGA
- a CDS encoding beta-galactosidase, translating to MARIHFGGDYNPEHWPEEVRAEDIRLMKEAGVSMVTAGIFSWALVEPRPGTYDFDWFGRVLDDLHGAGIRVCLATMTASPPPWLTERHPEVLPQDADGVRQWPGSRQHFCPSSPVYREHAVRLVTELATRYGTHPALESWHIGNEYGCSNPRCYCDVSAADFRRWLRERHGTVEALNAAWATTFWSQRYGTFEEIFPPRRTPTHPNPAQVLDYARFCDDALLQCYLAEKEALRRITPDVPVTTNHMPLHKPVDPYAWAAHEDVQALDYYQDPYDPETHVGAALAFDVTRSAGGGRPWMLMEQAPSAVNWRARNSPKPPGAMRLWSWQAVAQGADAVLYFQWRATPGGAEKFHSAMVPHAGTDTRIFREVSALGRELGGVPQLAGARSRPEVALLADWHSWWALDQGSHPSADLDFAETLRRHYRPFFEAGVECDVVPPDRDLSAYRLVVVPNLYLMSAETGARLTEFVRAGGHLLVSYFTGISDDCDRVHVGGYPAPLREVLGLRVEEFWPLAEGQSLPLTGALAGSGDLWSEAIDLEGAEAVAAFGAGELAGRPAITRHTYGDGVAWYAGTRLPAAAMRTLVDRVRAGAAVAPVLPGLPAGVQATVREGADGRFLFLLNHGTSTASVTLPEPMLTLAGDGADPAAGPVGSVDLPARGVVVLQS from the coding sequence GTGGCGCGCATCCACTTCGGCGGCGACTACAACCCCGAGCACTGGCCCGAGGAGGTCAGGGCCGAGGACATCCGGCTGATGAAGGAGGCCGGGGTCTCCATGGTCACCGCCGGGATCTTCTCCTGGGCGCTGGTCGAACCGCGGCCCGGCACGTACGACTTCGACTGGTTCGGCCGCGTGCTGGACGACCTGCACGGCGCGGGCATACGGGTCTGCCTGGCGACCATGACCGCCTCCCCGCCGCCGTGGCTGACCGAGCGGCACCCCGAGGTCCTGCCGCAGGACGCCGACGGCGTCCGCCAGTGGCCCGGCTCGCGCCAGCACTTCTGCCCCTCCAGCCCGGTCTACCGCGAGCACGCGGTCCGCCTGGTCACCGAGCTGGCCACCCGCTACGGCACCCACCCCGCCCTGGAGAGCTGGCACATCGGCAACGAGTACGGCTGCTCCAACCCGCGGTGCTACTGCGACGTCTCCGCCGCCGACTTCCGCCGCTGGCTGCGCGAGCGCCACGGCACCGTCGAAGCGCTGAACGCCGCCTGGGCCACCACCTTCTGGTCGCAGCGCTACGGCACCTTCGAGGAGATCTTCCCGCCGCGCAGAACCCCCACGCACCCCAACCCGGCCCAGGTGCTGGACTACGCGCGCTTCTGCGACGACGCGCTGCTGCAGTGCTACCTCGCCGAGAAGGAGGCGCTGCGCCGGATCACCCCCGACGTGCCCGTCACCACCAACCACATGCCGCTGCACAAGCCCGTCGACCCGTACGCCTGGGCGGCGCACGAGGACGTCCAGGCGCTGGACTACTACCAGGACCCGTACGACCCCGAGACCCACGTCGGCGCCGCCCTCGCCTTCGACGTCACCCGCTCCGCGGGCGGCGGGCGCCCCTGGATGCTGATGGAGCAGGCGCCGAGCGCCGTCAACTGGCGGGCGCGCAACAGCCCCAAGCCGCCCGGCGCGATGCGGCTGTGGAGCTGGCAGGCCGTCGCGCAGGGCGCGGACGCGGTGCTGTACTTCCAGTGGCGGGCGACCCCCGGCGGCGCCGAGAAGTTCCACTCGGCGATGGTGCCGCACGCCGGCACCGACACCCGGATCTTCCGCGAGGTGAGCGCGCTGGGCCGGGAGCTGGGCGGCGTCCCGCAGCTCGCCGGCGCGCGCTCGCGGCCCGAGGTGGCGCTGCTCGCGGACTGGCACAGTTGGTGGGCGCTGGACCAGGGCTCGCACCCGTCCGCGGACCTGGACTTCGCCGAGACGCTGCGCCGCCACTACCGGCCGTTCTTCGAGGCGGGCGTGGAGTGCGACGTGGTGCCGCCGGACCGCGACCTGTCCGCCTACCGGCTCGTGGTGGTGCCGAACCTCTATCTGATGAGTGCCGAGACGGGGGCCCGGCTGACGGAGTTCGTACGCGCCGGGGGCCACCTGCTCGTCTCGTACTTCACCGGCATCTCCGACGACTGCGACCGCGTCCACGTCGGCGGCTACCCGGCGCCGCTGCGCGAGGTGCTGGGGCTGCGCGTCGAGGAGTTCTGGCCGCTCGCGGAGGGGCAGAGCCTGCCGCTGACCGGCGCGCTGGCCGGCAGCGGCGACCTGTGGTCCGAGGCGATCGACCTCGAAGGCGCGGAGGCCGTCGCGGCGTTCGGCGCGGGTGAGCTGGCCGGCCGGCCGGCGATCACCCGGCACACGTACGGGGACGGCGTCGCCTGGTACGCCGGCACGCGGCTCCCGGCGGCGGCGATGCGCACCCTGGTGGACCGGGTACGCGCCGGGGCCGCGGTCGCGCCGGTGCTGCCGGGGCTGCCGGCGGGCGTGCAGGCCACCGTGCGCGAGGGCGCGGACGGTCGCTTCCTCTTCCTGCTCAACCACGGCACGAGCACCGCGTCCGTGACCCTGCCCGAGCCGATGCTCACGCTCGCCGGCGACGGCGCGGACCCCGCGGCCGGCCCGGTCGGCTCCGTCGACCTGCCGGCGCGCGGCGTGGTCGTACTGCAGTCCTGA
- a CDS encoding SDR family oxidoreductase: protein MTAAGAAQPPHTARFAGRTAVVTGAAAGIGAATARRLAAEGAAVVVADIDGDRAEAAAAEITAAGGTAAAVAADVAGEDGWARILAAAGGFGPVGVLVSNAVAVDVAPAHETSPASWRRQVDVGLTAAFLGFRACLPGLRAQPDGPGAAVLVSSVHARHGIPGHPAYAAAKGGLLSLAGQLAVEYGPSVRVNTVLPGPVLTRLWDRVPEADRRASAAQTAAGRLGAPEEVAAAVAFLASPEASYVTGTSLVVDGGWSVVKSSA from the coding sequence GTGACAGCAGCCGGAGCCGCGCAACCCCCGCACACCGCACGCTTCGCCGGCCGCACCGCGGTCGTCACCGGCGCCGCCGCCGGCATCGGCGCGGCCACCGCCCGCCGGCTCGCCGCCGAGGGCGCCGCCGTCGTCGTCGCGGACATCGACGGCGACCGGGCGGAGGCCGCCGCCGCGGAGATCACCGCCGCCGGCGGCACGGCCGCGGCCGTCGCCGCGGACGTGGCCGGGGAGGACGGCTGGGCGCGCATCCTTGCCGCGGCCGGGGGCTTCGGCCCCGTCGGCGTCCTGGTCTCCAACGCCGTCGCCGTCGACGTCGCCCCCGCGCACGAGACGTCGCCCGCCTCCTGGCGGCGTCAGGTCGACGTGGGCCTGACCGCCGCGTTCCTCGGCTTCCGCGCCTGCCTGCCCGGCCTGCGCGCGCAGCCGGACGGGCCCGGTGCCGCGGTGCTGGTCTCCTCCGTGCACGCCCGGCACGGCATCCCCGGCCACCCCGCGTACGCCGCCGCCAAGGGCGGGCTGCTCTCGCTGGCCGGCCAACTCGCCGTCGAGTACGGCCCGTCGGTGCGGGTGAACACCGTGCTGCCGGGACCGGTGCTCACCCGGCTCTGGGACCGCGTGCCCGAGGCGGACCGCAGGGCCAGCGCCGCGCAGACCGCCGCCGGCAGGCTGGGCGCGCCGGAGGAGGTGGCCGCCGCGGTCGCCTTCCTCGCCTCACCGGAGGCGTCGTACGTCACCGGCACGAGCCTGGTCGTCGACGGCGGCTGGAGCGTCGTAAAGTCGTCGGCCTGA
- a CDS encoding FCD domain-containing protein, whose product MPGYARRGVHGQTVETLAHRVLGGEIAEGATLDLAALQAELGVSLTALRESLKVLAAKGMVDARQKRGTFVRPRSDWHLLDADVLRWRFESAARQQGEGDAARSRPAAAPLLRDLDEVRGIVEPAAVRLAAVRRTAADLSALEEALAAMAGARDGATASAAAVAADLAFHRALLAASHNELLERMDLVIASGLAARDHLVHGPGHHPQDPVPGHRAVLEAIRAGDPDAAESAMHRLLAQAARDLAEVSGAAPPAPAPPPPATEQAAGT is encoded by the coding sequence ATGCCGGGTTACGCCCGCCGCGGGGTGCACGGACAGACGGTGGAGACCCTCGCGCACCGCGTCCTCGGCGGCGAGATCGCCGAGGGCGCCACCCTCGACCTCGCCGCCCTCCAGGCCGAACTGGGCGTGAGCCTCACCGCGCTGCGCGAGTCGCTGAAGGTGCTGGCGGCCAAGGGCATGGTCGACGCGCGGCAGAAGCGCGGCACGTTCGTCCGGCCGCGCTCCGACTGGCACCTCCTCGACGCCGACGTGCTGCGCTGGCGCTTCGAGTCCGCGGCCCGGCAGCAGGGCGAGGGCGATGCCGCGCGGTCGCGCCCCGCCGCCGCCCCGCTGCTGCGCGACCTGGACGAGGTGCGCGGCATCGTCGAGCCGGCGGCGGTCCGGCTGGCGGCCGTGCGGCGTACCGCCGCCGACCTGTCGGCGCTGGAGGAGGCGCTCGCGGCGATGGCCGGGGCGCGGGACGGCGCGACCGCCTCCGCCGCGGCCGTCGCGGCGGACCTCGCCTTCCACCGCGCCCTGCTCGCCGCCTCGCACAACGAGCTGCTGGAGCGCATGGATCTGGTCATCGCGAGCGGACTGGCCGCGCGCGACCACCTGGTGCACGGCCCCGGGCACCATCCGCAGGATCCCGTGCCGGGGCACCGCGCCGTGCTGGAGGCGATACGGGCCGGGGACCCGGACGCCGCGGAGTCGGCGATGCACCGGCTCCTCGCGCAGGCGGCGCGGGACCTGGCCGAGGTGTCCGGGGCGGCTCCGCCCGCGCCCGCGCCGCCGCCCCCGGCGACGGAACAGGCGGCCGGGACGTAG
- a CDS encoding LysM peptidoglycan-binding domain-containing protein, with protein MAGTGTRRAPKSRSTRRYAAAAGVGIALPVVGSLAATAAHAYTVEKGDTLSEIAEDNGFGADWQRLYEANKAAVGDNPHLILPGQELDLDGKKQAESKPTDAEQSAATTEKKQQRYVGHTVAAGETLSKIAAKYDVPGGWQRVYVDNKKAIGDNPAALKVGTELRVDTEGGKVSEAVDPNGASSSGSSGGATEASQASVPTTESGIQAAAREIVPADQFTCFSNIVERESGWDHTATNPSSGAYGLMQALPGDKMASAGADWRTNPVTQLKWGLDYMNERYGSPCGAWEFWQANNWY; from the coding sequence ATGGCCGGAACCGGCACCCGGCGCGCGCCCAAGTCGCGCTCCACCCGCCGCTATGCCGCCGCCGCGGGGGTGGGCATAGCCCTGCCCGTCGTCGGCAGCCTCGCGGCGACCGCCGCGCACGCCTATACGGTCGAGAAGGGCGACACCCTCTCGGAGATCGCCGAGGACAACGGATTCGGGGCCGACTGGCAGCGGCTGTACGAGGCCAACAAGGCGGCCGTCGGCGACAACCCGCACCTGATCCTGCCGGGCCAGGAGCTGGACCTCGACGGGAAGAAGCAGGCCGAGAGCAAGCCCACCGACGCCGAACAGAGCGCTGCCACCACCGAGAAGAAGCAGCAGCGCTACGTCGGGCACACCGTCGCCGCCGGCGAGACGCTCTCCAAGATCGCCGCGAAGTACGACGTGCCCGGCGGCTGGCAGCGCGTGTACGTCGACAACAAGAAGGCCATCGGCGACAACCCGGCCGCGCTCAAGGTCGGCACGGAACTGCGCGTCGACACCGAGGGCGGCAAGGTCAGCGAGGCCGTCGACCCGAACGGCGCGTCGTCCTCCGGGAGTTCCGGCGGTGCCACCGAGGCGTCGCAGGCGAGCGTCCCGACCACCGAGTCCGGCATCCAGGCCGCGGCGCGGGAGATCGTGCCCGCGGACCAGTTCACCTGCTTCAGCAACATCGTGGAGCGGGAGAGCGGCTGGGACCACACCGCGACCAACCCCAGCTCCGGCGCGTACGGCCTGATGCAGGCGCTGCCCGGCGACAAGATGGCCTCGGCCGGCGCCGACTGGCGCACCAACCCGGTCACCCAGCTCAAGTGGGGCCTGGACTACATGAACGAGCGCTACGGCAGCCCGTGCGGCGCCTGGGAGTTCTGGCAGGCCAACAACTGGTACTGA
- a CDS encoding DUF397 domain-containing protein, translating into MERIYNGMPAADLGTEGWHKPWSGGNGGNCVEAMKLRDGRIAVRHSAHPDGPALIYTPGEMDAFIEGAKAGEADFLLSRSPA; encoded by the coding sequence ATGGAACGCATTTACAACGGCATGCCGGCCGCCGATCTCGGCACCGAAGGCTGGCACAAGCCGTGGAGCGGCGGCAACGGCGGCAACTGCGTCGAGGCCATGAAGCTACGGGACGGCCGGATAGCGGTCCGGCACTCGGCCCACCCCGACGGTCCCGCCCTGATCTACACCCCCGGTGAGATGGACGCGTTCATCGAGGGCGCCAAGGCGGGCGAAGCCGACTTCCTGCTCTCGCGGAGCCCCGCGTGA